The Glycine max cultivar Williams 82 chromosome 17, Glycine_max_v4.0, whole genome shotgun sequence genome contains the following window.
tcttcatcattttcttggacTGCTTTTTGCTTCCTTGATGAAGATCCAAAAACCATTGTCTGTTCTTTAGAAGTTTAGGCAGCAGCAACACTtgttgttttttactttttccgCCTAGTATACATCCTACACTCTCCAACCGCCGAAGCCTGATACACAGTTGCCCAATTTAGAGCATCAACATCTTCAAATACCAAATCATTTCCAGCATTGATCCATCTCTCCCACGAGCCATTCATTGCacacatcaatatcattaaGAGAAATTGGATAAATTTCATCTCTTGCATTATATCTTTGCTTCAATTGTTGGTTGTATTTGACAAACACCAAATCATGCAACCTCTTGTGCTCAagcctatttctttttttggaatgaatctacaacataacaaataaatgttgatttCAATATACTCTAAATAAAACTtgatcatcaaaattaaataaaattaaaaagtatagttAGAGTTTTGTCACAATTACTTGCTCAAACACACTCCAATTTCTTTCACATCCTGAAGCACTGCAAGtcaaactcaaaattttaatagctaGCTTTTGCAAATTTGGAGTTTGTGACCCAAACATTCGCCACCAATATGCTGCAATACCAATTACCAACCAAGAGCATAACTTCGAAGTTAGAATTCTGAATTATAAcactaatacataaaaaaatagtatggtATTTGTATTTGTCATATGGTAAAAGTTTCTTACTAGGAGAATGAGTTTTCCTTTGAGCCATTGCAAAGTCAGAACCAAAGTGTTCAGCACCGATCTTGTAAAGATGCAACTCGGTTAGAATTTTCTGTTGCACATCAAATTGTGGAATTAACTTCTTAATGCACTCAAACAAACCATTGGTGacctcaaaatcaaactccaagtCAGTGTTGTCATAAAAGAACTCTGGATTTAAGAAGTGGGCAGCTGCATGCAATGGCCTATGAAGCTGACAATTCCATCTTTTATCAATGATTGCAAACACATCTTTGTACTTGCTTTCATTGCTGTTGAAAGACTtgataattgtttcttttgccTTGTACATTGCTTCATAAATATAGCCCATGGCTGCTTTCTTTTCACCATCCACAAGACGAAGCACTTTCACAAGTGGAGCCATGACTTTAAGAGTGTAAACCACACTATTCCAAAAAGAAGGCATGAGAACTACCTTTGCATCTTCTTTTCCCTTAGGCTCCTTAGatagcttgttcaaggtccattcAAGGTCCTTTTTTAGTCCCACACTTTGTCTTTGCATTTGCAGCAGCATTACAAGAGTCCGCAAACTTATCTTCTTCACTTCCATCACATCCAATCGGTTCACCAAATTCAAAATCTCTTATATTTGCCATATTACCACTACCAGAAGTACTGTAAGTGGTCCCACTTTTTTTTGTAGCCATATATTCCTTCAACTCTTTGATTACATTTGGGGGAGTTTTCTTGCAAGCTGCAATGTTGCCCGACTTCCCAATCAGGTGTTGTTTGGCTCGGGTTGTTCCTCCCTTAGTGATTTTTCCACAGAAATTACAAACAATGTGTTTGTATCTCTTCCACAGTGAATGACAATATTTCCAACCTGGGTCTACCTTATTTTTCCTCGTTGCACTTGTAGTAGCAGCATCAGATGATGGTTCAGCCATTTAAAAGAGgactgaacaaaaaaaataaaaattgtggtgtcaaatagaaaaaaaataaaaatgggacTGTCGAAAGTAAAAAGAGGGTGTCAAatagaaaaacgaaaaaaaagctgcagacaaaaaaaaggagtgtcaaacagcaaaaacaaaaccaaaaaaaaaataaagctttGCCCACCAGAGTACAAGTCGCGATGTTCTGCGTGTGGGTTGGGTCGTCGCCTCCGCGCTCGTTGCCGTCGTTGACGTCGTGCTCGTCGCCGCCGTTCACGCCGTGGGTCGTCGCTGCTGGCTGCTGTGCAGCGGGTCACGCGTGGCTGCTGTCGTGGCTGGTTACAGGAGTCGTGGCTAGGTTCCGAGGTCGCGCTTTGTGTTGGAGCTTGGAGGGGTTGCAGCTGCGTTCTGAAAGCTTGGAGGGGTCGTGCTTTTGATTAAGTTATCGGGTAGGGTTGGGTCGGGTTAGCCCAACTCCTACcacgaacaaaaaaaaaaattccgccATTTTCCACCTCGCTGCCATATCCGCCATGACCGCCATGGTTATGACGGCCGCCATGACGCCGCCATCTTTAACCTGCCACGCCACCGCTATTCAGtggcattttttcaaaaatccgcTACGCAACTCCGCCATGGCTGCCATTTAACAACACTGTTACAGAGGAGAGTTCTGGATGGTGAACACCTCTTTGTGAACAAGAGCAGTGTTAAGCATTAGATTCATGTACTAGTGGTTCTTATAAAAGGTTTCAGGTCGTTTACATAGGTATGAATTGCATGCACTATGTGCAAATGTCTTATCCATAAAACGTTATAATTACTTAACTATTAGTATGTGATACCCcataaaacattaaaactgTGATGCATGTTCCGTGTGATCAATTAGTGGGAAATTTCTGTTCGGACATGACTTGCTTTTCTTGAATGTTCTGTATGTGATTTGATCCAGTAGAAGGTTTTTTGTGTcttaaatcattatttaagtggacaaaatttaaaagcaaaagCTAAATTTCTAATACTCTTTATGAAACCACCAAAATTAACCATGATGGACATTAGTGCACTGACCTTGAAAGTCGAAACATCTCTTGTTGGACTTCTAGCATTATATTGATCATTCTTGGACCCTTTTTGGATGCCAACTTAACAAAGGACTCTGAATGAGGACACTAAACAATGTTATTTACTTAATGTACATTAATGAATGTTCAGACCTAAATCTAAAAGGAGTAGAGTGAAGGTAAAGGTAAAGCAATAAGAGATACATgcaggaaagaaaaaagaagaagaagaaaagtagCTATTATATGATAGAATGTATTACAGTGGAGTAAAGAAAAAGTATTACCTTATCAGAATCAGCTTCAAGCTTAATAAGAGGTgcaaattaaatacattttgaTACTGAGACAATGAGACaagaaatgtaataaataagACCCAAGTGTATACGATAAAATTGTGACAGACTCCACATACTACACATGTAAAACATTAACAAGCCATCCTGATTCCTAAACACATGATATGCATCTTCATTTTCAAAGCCACGGACTGAGGTCCATCATCTACACCAAGCTTCTCAAGGTCCTCAAAAAAAGCATCGGGATTTTTCTTCCACAACTCTTCCACCTTATTTATTTGCTGTTCACTTATTTGGCGAGCCCTTAACTGCTTCTTAAGGTATAAGACTTGTATATTCTCTATGTGATAACCTAAAAGGCACTTTCTTGAAGCATCATATGATATGCCAAAATCATCACATTCTAATAAGcattatgtaaatttaaatactatTTCTTGAAGTTTCAATTACTTTTAAGAAACTTTAAAGAGTGCGAAATGAATTATTCAAAAGTAGCTGACAAATGATAAAGAGCCTAGACAAAAATTGGTCCCTAACTTAGAATTATCTCATAGTACAGAAAGAACCTGAAGCAGTCCATTGCCAATCTAATTTGAGTTGAACATCCTTCAAGAATgggaaaaaaatacaagaaaggaTATTGATTGGGAACTTGCCCCCtgcaacaaaatttataaaaacattaacaatatactttaaaataaatcatgagagcattttcaaaatatataatgacGAAGGCCCAGAATCCCACGCCGGTGAGCACCAATCCCACGACTGTCGCCACTGCAAGAACCACTGCCACCACCTTATCATCCACCATGGGCTCGTCGTGAAAGAAGTAGAGGAAGAACCACGCCATTAGCACAACCAATTACATGATGATCGAGAATGGGTGCCAGAGGAGGCTCAAGAACAAAACGAACAACACCATCATGGAGTAGTTCATGCGGAAGTGGTCGAGGTTGCGCCTCACACGCATCGTCGCTTCTTCGATCGAGTAAGGGTGCGTGAAGGAGTAGAGTGTGAATACCTCTTCCCATGGTTGGTGTGTGGCGAAAGAAGAGCGTGTGGATGTCGTGGCGCATGTGACGAAGTAGGTAGTGGAGTTAGATGATGAGGGCGAGGGGAGAGAACCGTAATGAGGCTTTGGAAAAGACGCTAACGACATCGCATCTAGAGAGATTCAGATTTGAATTTGATGCTTCGAAAGTTTAAGGTTAGAAAATGGATCGAATTTGATGAAACTACAGATCCAACATATGAATAGTCAAAGCTTATCGAGCTCATCATTGGCAGCGGTGACGTCATTATTGCTTGCGGTGGTCGCCATTTCTAACCAAGCACCTGCTTCTGTTGCCATGGGAGGGATTTGCTTTGCGAAACAATGATAGGGTTTGTGTTGGCTTGAAGAATGTAAGGGGGCGCCAGTGAGTGAGAGAGACATGCTTTTTCAAGTAGTGAGATGCAGAAACTgagagtgaataggcaatttagtccctgagattgtaaccagtttgcatattagtccctgacttaaattttaattcaaaatagtccctaactttacataagttttgcaaaatagtccctgTCGTTAAATTCTCAGGTGACGGCGTTAGTGAGGTGCATAGGTGGCAATTCAATGCCACGTAGACTGTCCAATGTGGCACTGAGGTCTGCATCTATAAATTCTCTCTCACGCaaggttgcttcttcttcttccccaaaTAAATTAGGGTTTACGAATCTGCTGGTTTCCCACGCTGAgtcgcttcttcttcttctcttctgagGCTCAGTCGCTGCTGCTTGTTCACTTGATTTCTCCATGTCTACAattggcagttgttgtgcatttTCTGGTAGTTTCATTCGGCAATGGCACCATGGAAGACGTGCAGCTATTTGAACTGCAAGAACAAGGAGGAACCCAGGAAGGCTATTCTATACTTGAACATTACCCCAAACAGACCCAAATaactgtcaattttttcaatgggttgaagaagaaaaccaaCTTTCTAATTCGTCTTCTGTCTCAAGAGAAACAATGGTAGTGGCTGATTTGAGGCTACAAATTGAAGctttgtagaagaaaatgagaaatttaacaaacattgtgttgttaggtttttcatttttaattgtaatgttagttttagggGGAATGTATTTTAGGTAAAATGTGTAATAGCATCTTTTGATATTGTAATTGTTGTTTTGCTAAAGAATTTGTAGTAGGAAGTAATTTGTTGCTACTGTCAATTAcccatttcaattaaatataatttgttggtGAAATTTgcagtttattaaatataatttgttgttgtaTAACTTTTTGAAGTTATTGAAGTAGCACTAAACTAGGTGGTCCTACTCCAACTCCAAATCCAACACagtgtataatttataaaagaaagagaagaaacatgacattaaatcaatttcacataatGTTTGACATCCCAAAGCATGGTAGTTAGAAGCAATTGTTCAGTAGGCCATAATGTTTACATCATTTCACATGCCAGTGAAGCTTTCAAAATATACAACTACACATCCTAATatcaaaatgcaacaaaaaatgcTTCTTCAGTTTTCTTCATCAGCAACcttcaaaatgcaacaaaacATGGGTCTTCAGTTTTCTTTATACTGCATCATCTTTATCAGCAACCTTCCTTTGTTTGGCTCTTGTTATGGTTAGCTTATTCCTTGCTATTGGTGGAACAATAGTTGTAGGGACCTACATGCAAATGCCAAACATGAAtaattgtaatatataaaaatggagTGCTGCAACAAATTAGGTTGAGATAAAACTACTTTGTTGTGACAAATATTTACCATCAACTCCATGTCACTATCTTGTGACAAATGAGGCTGAGATAAATTAATCTCCACCGGATCTTGTTGAACATGAGCAGCAGCTTCTTTAGCCTCATTCAAAGTCTGTTCATCTTGAGATAATAGGTGGTCATCCTCATTTGAAGTTGATGGTGCAACATATTTCTTTGGCCTAACAAGAACTCCAATATTTTTACAGCTTCTAATGTTATGATTGGTTTGGCCACACCTTCCACATGTAAACTCAGGCAATTTCCTCTTTAGCCTATGTCCTGTGACATTGTCCTCATCTATAGATctccttctatttttctttggcCTTCCTCTTTGGACCCTTTTATGTGGTGGAACAGGGTGTGTATAGGGCCCAATATTGTGGTCCTTGGACTGGTTCAATAAAATGATGGTATGTCTTATTATAAGCTTCTATTGACCGCCACTCATGACACATGTCCTCAGGCTTCCCTCCTTTGTGAGTTATTGTTGCAATGGCATGTCGACATGGCATCCCTACATCAAAGTTGTAAAATCAGCACACATGTAGgttaggaatgaaaaaaaaaactacaaagaaCACAACCTGTTAGTTTCCATACTCCACAAGTGCATGTCCATTCAACAAAATTGACCTCAACCTTATTCCCCCACATGTGGACCTCATATCTCAGGCCCATGTTATCACCACACCAAATGGGAGTCCATTGATTAGcaaaatgaatttcttttttctagTCTTTTATATTGGACATAATGGTCCAGGCTTTCCAGAAAGTTTAACCTTGCGGGCAGCCATGGTTCTCATGATATAACTTCTAATTTCTTCAAGCATTGTGATAATAGGCTTGCATCTATACTGCAGAAgaattctggaattgaatacctcACAAGTGTTGTTGCATATATTGTCCACCTTGGGTATTGTACTGAAGTGGGCTTTTGTCCATGCTTGTTTGGGCCATTTATTCAAATACTCCCAAGCCTGGCAGTTGATTGTC
Protein-coding sequences here:
- the LOC102666796 gene encoding uncharacterized protein, whose translation is MYKAKETIIKSFNSNESKYKDVFAIIDKRWNCQLHRPLHAAAHFLNPEFFYDNTDLEFDFEVTNGLFECIKKLIPQFDVQQKILTELHLYKIGAEHFGSDFAMAQRKTHSPTYWWRMFGSQTPNLQKLAIKILSLTCSASGCERNWSVFEQIHSKKRNRLEHKRLHDLVFVKYNQQLKQRYNARDEIYPISLNDIDVCNEWLVGEMDQCWK